The following coding sequences are from one Terriglobia bacterium window:
- the bshB1 gene encoding bacillithiol biosynthesis deacetylase BshB1 has product MSTPALDVLAIAAHRDDVEQTCGGTLLKMAQRGQRTGILDLTQGEMGTRGTADDRAREAAEAAKILRASFRQALDIPDGRVENSWENRLKIANVIREQRPRVVILPYWQGRHPDHYNCATLGYEACFLAGLKKLGDKPGSLGGALGEAVSHRAPHRPFKIIYASLYYDVRPTFVVDITDQFETRLNALMAYKSQYSEQSAGSDIFPSEKEIRSRLETMAGFYGLLAGVKYAEPFVQKEVGLVDDLTLIPVKSV; this is encoded by the coding sequence TTGAGCACGCCTGCATTGGACGTGCTGGCTATTGCCGCGCATCGCGATGACGTGGAGCAGACCTGCGGCGGAACCCTGCTGAAGATGGCGCAGCGCGGGCAGCGCACCGGCATCCTCGATCTCACGCAAGGCGAAATGGGAACACGCGGCACGGCTGATGATCGCGCCCGCGAAGCCGCTGAAGCCGCCAAGATTTTGCGGGCCAGTTTCCGTCAGGCGCTGGATATCCCCGACGGCCGCGTGGAAAACAGCTGGGAAAACCGGCTGAAGATCGCCAACGTGATCCGCGAACAACGCCCGCGGGTGGTGATTCTTCCCTACTGGCAAGGACGCCATCCGGACCACTACAACTGCGCGACGCTGGGCTATGAAGCATGCTTCCTCGCCGGACTCAAGAAACTGGGCGACAAGCCGGGCTCGCTGGGGGGCGCGCTCGGGGAGGCGGTGAGCCACCGGGCGCCGCATCGCCCGTTCAAGATCATCTACGCCAGTCTCTACTATGACGTGCGGCCGACCTTCGTCGTGGATATTACCGATCAATTTGAAACGCGGCTGAACGCGCTGATGGCGTACAAGTCGCAATACAGCGAGCAGAGCGCCGGCAGTGACATCTTCCCTTCGGAAAAAGAAATCCGTTCGCGCCTGGAGACCATGGCCGGCTTCTACGGACTGCTGGCCGGCGTGAAATACGCTGAGCCGTTCGTGCAGAAGGAAGTCGGGCTGGTGGACGATCTGACGCTGATTCCGGTGAAGTCGGTGTGA
- a CDS encoding DUF190 domain-containing protein, translating into MTETGSAVQVTVYLNEADEWHRRPLHLELLKYLREQEIAGATVLHAVAGFTGHSRVKTSTLVDAGGKLPLVLTFIDKAEHVDRVIPQIKLMAGHRLIVREKVTIEGEAD; encoded by the coding sequence ATGACTGAAACCGGCAGCGCTGTGCAAGTGACGGTGTATTTGAATGAGGCGGATGAATGGCATCGCCGTCCGCTCCATCTGGAACTGCTGAAGTACCTGCGCGAGCAGGAGATTGCGGGGGCCACCGTGCTGCATGCCGTCGCCGGCTTTACCGGGCACAGCCGGGTCAAGACGTCCACGCTGGTGGACGCCGGGGGAAAACTTCCCCTGGTCCTGACTTTCATTGACAAGGCTGAACATGTTGACCGCGTGATTCCGCAGATCAAGCTGATGGCCGGGCATCGCTTGATCGTCCGCGAAAAAGTCACCATTGAAGGAGAAGCGGATTGA